In Bradyrhizobium erythrophlei, a single genomic region encodes these proteins:
- the hisE gene encoding phosphoribosyl-ATP diphosphatase codes for MSDSLEKLYQAVIAAKDLDPSVSRTARLFQRGPDKMAKKLAEEAIEVVIDAVNGKTDAVIRESADLLYNLTVLWAAAGVRPEDVWREMEMREDLLGIAEKMPKTPVKVPQDRRPIVALEARGLRKRH; via the coding sequence ATGAGTGATTCGCTGGAAAAGCTCTATCAGGCGGTTATCGCGGCCAAGGATCTCGATCCCTCGGTTTCGCGCACCGCACGGCTGTTTCAGCGCGGCCCGGACAAGATGGCCAAGAAACTCGCCGAAGAGGCGATCGAAGTCGTCATCGATGCCGTGAACGGCAAGACCGACGCCGTCATTCGCGAGAGCGCCGACCTCCTCTATAATCTCACCGTGCTGTGGGCCGCCGCCGGCGTGCGTCCCGAAGACGTCTGGCGCGAGATGGAGATGCGCGAGGATCTGCTTGGCATCGCCGAGAAGATGCCGAAGACCCCGGTCAAGGTTCCGCAGGACCGGCGACCGATTGTCGCGCTCGAGGCGCGCGGCTTGCGCAAGCGCCACTAA
- a CDS encoding DUF924 family protein — protein MTGPLTDSRIGDVLAFWREAGPDRWYTRDADFDKSIRERFLGLWREAVAGRRSSWEDSDDGALALVIVLDQFPRNMFRGDASAFSSDGLAREVATRALVRGVDQRIAPPLQQFLYLPFMHSEELADQIRCVILFQASDDPENLRYAEEHADIIRRFGRFPHRNGALGRTTTPDEQAYLDASG, from the coding sequence GTGACGGGACCCCTCACGGACTCTCGCATCGGCGATGTCCTCGCCTTTTGGCGCGAGGCCGGTCCTGACCGCTGGTACACGCGCGATGCTGACTTCGACAAAAGCATACGCGAGCGCTTCCTCGGTCTCTGGCGTGAAGCGGTCGCGGGCCGGCGGTCGTCATGGGAAGACAGCGACGACGGCGCGCTGGCGCTCGTCATCGTGCTCGATCAATTCCCGCGCAACATGTTCCGTGGCGACGCCAGCGCGTTTTCAAGCGATGGACTGGCGCGCGAGGTCGCCACCCGCGCGCTCGTCCGCGGCGTCGACCAGCGCATCGCCCCGCCGCTACAGCAATTCCTCTATCTGCCGTTCATGCATTCGGAAGAACTGGCCGACCAGATCCGCTGCGTCATCCTCTTTCAAGCCAGCGATGATCCCGAAAACCTGCGATATGCCGAGGAACATGCCGACATCATCCGCCGCTTCGGCCGCTTCCCGCACCGGAACGGCGCGCTCGGGCGCACCACAACGCCGGACGAGCAGGCCTATCTCGACGCTAGCGGGTAG
- a CDS encoding glucan ABC transporter ATP-binding protein/ permease: MPMLRLYLRVLDLLGKEARLGWILAGANLLLATAQFAEPVLFGKIVDTLSGKPVGGTFGSSSAWPMLLAWAAFGLFTIACGAWVALQADRLAHRQRQAVLTSYFEHIMQLPLTFHSGTHSGRLMKVMLNGTDALWKLWLGFFREHFAAILSLVVLLPLALYINWRLAILLFVLCVVFTVLTTLVVRKTYGMQSDVETYYGDLSARASDALGNVALVQSFVRVDAEVQGVRSVADQLLAAQMPVLSWWALVTVITKASTTITILAIFTTGIVLHEQGLTTVGEIVMFVSFATMLIQRLEQVVSFINNVFMEAPRLTEFFNVLDAVPAVRDRPDAIDTGRLSGLVEFHDVSFSYDGKRPAVEDLSFTALPGQTIALVGPTGAGKSTAIALLHRAFDPQSGFIKIDGMDVRGLTLTALRRNIGVVFQEALLFNRTIADNLRVGKPDATEEEMRLAASRAQALEFIERGERGFDTNAGERGRMLSGGERQRLSIARALLKDPPILILDEATSALDAVTEAKLNAALDEVMKGRTTFVIAHRLSTIRNATLILVFDGGRVIESGTFDELVAKGGRFAELAKAQFMVQETARASLRTP, translated from the coding sequence ATACCCATGCTTCGCCTCTATCTGCGCGTGCTCGATCTGCTCGGCAAGGAAGCGCGGCTGGGCTGGATTCTGGCCGGCGCCAATCTCTTGCTCGCCACCGCCCAATTCGCCGAACCGGTGCTGTTCGGCAAGATCGTCGACACCCTGTCCGGCAAACCTGTCGGCGGCACCTTCGGCTCGTCCTCGGCCTGGCCGATGCTGCTCGCCTGGGCTGCGTTTGGCCTGTTCACGATCGCCTGCGGCGCCTGGGTGGCGCTGCAGGCCGACCGGCTGGCGCATCGTCAGCGACAGGCCGTGCTGACCAGCTATTTCGAACACATCATGCAATTGCCGCTCACCTTCCATTCCGGCACCCACTCGGGGCGGCTGATGAAGGTGATGCTCAACGGCACCGACGCGCTATGGAAACTCTGGCTCGGATTCTTCCGCGAGCATTTTGCCGCGATCCTGTCGCTCGTCGTGTTGCTGCCGCTCGCGCTCTACATCAACTGGCGGCTCGCGATCCTTTTATTCGTGCTCTGCGTGGTGTTCACCGTGCTGACGACGCTCGTGGTCCGCAAGACCTACGGCATGCAGAGCGACGTCGAGACCTATTACGGCGACCTCTCTGCGCGTGCTTCCGACGCGCTCGGTAACGTCGCGCTGGTGCAAAGCTTCGTGCGCGTCGATGCGGAAGTCCAGGGCGTGCGATCGGTCGCCGACCAATTGCTCGCGGCACAGATGCCGGTGCTGTCCTGGTGGGCGCTCGTCACCGTGATCACCAAGGCATCGACCACGATCACTATACTGGCGATCTTCACCACCGGCATCGTCCTGCACGAACAGGGGCTTACCACCGTCGGCGAGATCGTGATGTTCGTCTCGTTCGCCACCATGCTGATCCAGCGGCTCGAGCAGGTGGTGAGCTTCATCAACAATGTGTTCATGGAAGCGCCGCGGTTGACCGAATTCTTCAACGTGCTCGACGCGGTGCCGGCGGTGCGCGACCGGCCGGACGCCATCGACACCGGGCGGCTGTCCGGCCTCGTCGAATTCCACGACGTGTCGTTCTCCTACGACGGCAAGCGGCCGGCGGTCGAAGACCTTTCGTTCACGGCGCTGCCCGGCCAGACCATTGCGCTGGTCGGCCCGACCGGCGCCGGCAAATCCACCGCGATTGCGCTATTGCATCGCGCCTTCGATCCGCAATCCGGCTTCATCAAGATCGACGGCATGGACGTGCGCGGCCTGACGCTGACGGCGCTGCGGCGGAACATCGGCGTCGTTTTCCAGGAAGCGCTGCTGTTCAACCGGACGATTGCCGACAATTTGCGGGTCGGCAAACCGGATGCGACCGAGGAAGAAATGCGGCTCGCCGCCAGCCGTGCGCAGGCGCTGGAATTCATCGAACGCGGCGAACGCGGCTTCGACACCAATGCCGGCGAACGCGGGCGCATGCTGTCCGGCGGCGAGCGGCAGCGGCTGTCGATTGCACGCGCGCTGTTGAAAGACCCGCCGATCCTGATCCTTGATGAAGCGACCTCCGCGCTTGATGCGGTCACCGAGGCTAAGCTCAATGCCGCACTCGACGAGGTGATGAAAGGCCGCACGACGTTCGTGATCGCCCATCGTCTTTCGACCATCCGCAACGCCACGCTCATTCTGGTGTTTGACGGCGGACGGGTGATCGAAAGCGGAACTTTCGATGAACTTGTCGCGAAAGGCGGCCGTTTTGCCGAACTGGCAAAGGCCCAGTTCATGGTGCAGGAAACTGCGCGCGCGAGCCTGCGCACGCCTTAA
- a CDS encoding ABC transporter substrate-binding protein → MRVIRTFFACRLLAGCLLGLLTGLGAGVGHAEGAHPLTVTLSFDRPINAGEAPFVVAMTDGLFSAERLAIISNMTVGSPEAIARVASGASEFALVDLNALIRFRSQNTAPVKAVFVLYNKAPYAIVARKSRGIHVLADIAGKTLGVADGDLSVGLWPALARQNGIHLGDVKQSRISAAVREPMLSAGQVDAVTGFSFQSAVNLRDRGVPADDLAVLRFADYGCEAYGFAVIVNPAFADKHPDAVKAFVRAMIAATSLTLRDEGHAVDRVLTRMEDGSRDVELERLHTVIRDNIMTDEVNRNGLGGVDPARLERSIDQVGEGFKFAKRPSASDIFDDRFLPPRADRLIN, encoded by the coding sequence ATGCGCGTAATTCGGACCTTTTTTGCCTGCCGTCTGCTGGCCGGTTGCTTGCTGGGCCTCCTCACGGGCCTCGGCGCAGGCGTTGGCCACGCTGAGGGCGCTCACCCGCTTACAGTCACACTGTCGTTCGACCGCCCGATCAATGCCGGCGAAGCGCCGTTCGTCGTCGCCATGACCGATGGGTTGTTTTCCGCCGAGCGGCTGGCGATCATTTCCAACATGACCGTGGGATCGCCCGAGGCGATCGCGCGCGTCGCCTCCGGGGCCAGCGAGTTCGCTTTGGTCGACCTCAACGCGCTGATTCGTTTCCGGAGCCAGAACACCGCCCCGGTGAAAGCGGTGTTCGTGCTGTACAACAAGGCGCCCTATGCGATTGTTGCCCGCAAGAGCCGCGGCATCCACGTGCTCGCCGATATCGCGGGCAAGACGCTCGGCGTCGCCGACGGCGATCTTTCCGTCGGGCTGTGGCCGGCTTTGGCGCGCCAGAACGGCATCCATCTCGGCGACGTCAAGCAAAGCCGGATCAGCGCCGCGGTGCGCGAGCCGATGCTGTCGGCCGGCCAGGTCGATGCCGTCACCGGATTTTCGTTCCAGTCGGCAGTGAACTTGCGCGATCGCGGTGTGCCCGCCGATGACCTCGCCGTGCTGCGCTTTGCCGACTATGGCTGCGAGGCCTACGGCTTTGCCGTCATCGTCAACCCCGCCTTCGCCGATAAACACCCTGACGCTGTCAAAGCCTTCGTTCGGGCGATGATTGCCGCCACCAGCCTCACCCTCCGCGACGAAGGGCATGCGGTCGACCGGGTTCTCACCCGCATGGAGGATGGCTCGCGCGACGTCGAGCTCGAGCGCCTGCACACCGTGATCCGCGACAACATCATGACCGACGAAGTGAACCGCAACGGCCTCGGCGGGGTCGATCCCGCACGCCTGGAGCGTTCGATCGACCAGGTCGGCGAAGGCTTCAAATTTGCGAAACGCCCTTCGGCCTCGGATATCTTTGACGACCGATTCCTGCCCCCGCGCGCCGACCGCCTGATCAACTGA
- a CDS encoding peroxiredoxin, with translation MTIKVGDKLPEAKFRVMTAEGPQVRTTDDVFKGKKVALFAVPGAYTGTCHKMHLPSIFLNAYAIKDKGVDTIAIVSVNDAFVMNAWKRDTDQRDEAVFLADGNAEFAKAIGMELDASGNGLGIRSKRYSMVVEDGVVKKLNLEAAPGKVEVSGGDTLLGQL, from the coding sequence ATGACGATCAAAGTTGGCGACAAGCTGCCCGAGGCCAAGTTTCGCGTGATGACGGCGGAAGGCCCTCAGGTTCGGACCACCGACGACGTGTTCAAGGGCAAGAAGGTCGCGCTGTTCGCGGTGCCCGGCGCCTATACCGGCACCTGCCACAAGATGCACCTGCCGAGCATTTTCCTGAACGCCTATGCCATCAAGGACAAGGGCGTCGACACCATCGCCATCGTCTCCGTCAATGACGCCTTCGTGATGAACGCCTGGAAGCGCGACACCGACCAGCGCGACGAAGCCGTCTTCCTCGCCGACGGCAATGCCGAATTCGCCAAGGCGATCGGCATGGAGCTGGATGCTTCCGGCAACGGCCTCGGCATTCGTTCCAAGCGCTACTCGATGGTGGTCGAGGATGGCGTCGTCAAGAAGCTCAACCTCGAAGCCGCTCCGGGTAAGGTCGAGGTCTCCGGCGGCGACACGCTGCTCGGACAGCTCTGA
- a CDS encoding long-chain fatty acid--CoA ligase has translation MERIWLKQYPAGVPADIDVTQYSSLVDLLEESFAKFRERKAFICMDKSITYRDLDEMSLALGAYLQSKGLQKGARVALMMPNVLQYPVATAAVLRAGYAVVNVNPLYTPRELEHQLKDSAAEAIVVLENFATTVQQVLGKTAVKHVIVGSMGDLLGLKGVLVNLVVRRVKKMVPAFSIPGAVSFNDAIAAGRTMTFQKPRLMPDDVAFLQYTGGTTGVSKGATLLHRNILANVLQNDAWLQPVLKKPPQVDELFVVCALPLYHIFALTACYLLGVRSGGVNLLIPNPRDMAGFIKELAKYQVNFFPGVNTLYNGLLHTPGFDKLDFSKLKACNGGGMATQKPVAEKWLAVTHCPLSEGYGLSETSPTLTCNPADIDRFTGSIGIPVPSTWISIRDDDGNEVPLGEAGEICAKGPQVMAGYWNRPDETAKVMTADGYFRTGDIGVMSPDGYTKIVDRKKDMILVSGFNVYPNEIEEVIASHPGVLECAVIGVQDAKSGEAVKAFVVKKDPNLTAEDVIKFCGTQLTAYKVPKQIEFRTGLPKTNVGKILRRELREETKAAAA, from the coding sequence ATGGAGCGCATCTGGCTCAAGCAATATCCGGCCGGCGTACCCGCCGATATCGATGTGACTCAATATTCATCTCTGGTTGATCTGCTGGAAGAAAGCTTTGCGAAGTTTCGCGAGCGCAAGGCTTTCATCTGCATGGACAAGTCGATCACCTACCGTGACCTCGACGAGATGTCGCTGGCGCTCGGCGCCTATCTTCAAAGCAAGGGCCTGCAAAAGGGCGCGCGCGTCGCGCTGATGATGCCGAACGTGCTGCAATACCCGGTCGCGACGGCCGCCGTGCTGCGCGCCGGCTACGCCGTCGTCAACGTCAACCCGCTCTATACACCGCGCGAGCTCGAGCACCAGCTCAAGGATTCCGCCGCCGAAGCCATCGTCGTTCTGGAGAATTTTGCCACCACCGTGCAGCAGGTGCTGGGCAAGACCGCGGTCAAGCACGTCATCGTCGGCAGCATGGGCGACCTGCTCGGCCTCAAGGGCGTCTTGGTCAACCTCGTGGTGCGGCGCGTCAAGAAAATGGTGCCGGCCTTTTCCATACCCGGCGCGGTCTCCTTCAACGATGCGATCGCCGCAGGCCGGACCATGACGTTCCAGAAGCCGCGGCTGATGCCGGACGACGTCGCCTTCCTGCAATATACCGGCGGGACCACCGGCGTCTCCAAGGGAGCGACGCTGCTCCACCGCAACATCCTCGCCAATGTGCTGCAAAACGATGCCTGGTTGCAGCCGGTGTTGAAGAAGCCGCCGCAAGTCGATGAGCTCTTTGTGGTCTGCGCGCTGCCGCTCTACCACATCTTCGCGCTGACCGCCTGTTACCTGCTCGGGGTGCGCTCCGGCGGCGTCAACCTGTTGATCCCCAATCCGCGCGACATGGCGGGCTTCATCAAGGAGCTTGCAAAATATCAGGTCAATTTCTTTCCAGGGGTCAATACGCTTTACAACGGCCTGCTGCACACGCCCGGTTTCGACAAGCTCGATTTCTCCAAGCTGAAAGCCTGCAATGGCGGAGGCATGGCGACGCAAAAGCCGGTCGCCGAAAAGTGGCTGGCGGTGACGCACTGCCCGCTGTCGGAAGGCTACGGCCTGTCGGAAACCTCGCCGACGCTGACCTGCAATCCCGCCGATATCGACCGCTTCACCGGCTCGATCGGCATTCCCGTTCCCTCGACCTGGATCTCGATCCGCGACGATGACGGCAACGAAGTGCCGCTCGGCGAGGCCGGCGAAATCTGCGCCAAGGGCCCGCAGGTGATGGCCGGTTACTGGAACAGGCCGGACGAGACCGCCAAGGTGATGACGGCCGACGGCTATTTCCGCACCGGTGACATCGGCGTGATGAGCCCGGACGGCTACACCAAGATCGTCGACCGCAAGAAGGACATGATCCTCGTCTCCGGCTTCAACGTCTATCCGAACGAGATCGAGGAAGTGATCGCAAGCCATCCGGGCGTCCTGGAATGCGCCGTGATCGGCGTGCAGGACGCCAAGTCCGGCGAAGCGGTCAAGGCCTTCGTCGTCAAGAAGGACCCGAACCTGACGGCCGAAGACGTGATCAAGTTCTGCGGCACGCAACTCACCGCCTACAAGGTGCCGAAGCAGATCGAGTTCAGGACCGGCTTGCCGAAGACCAATGTCGGCAAAATCCTGCGCCGCGAGCTGCGCGAGGAGACCAAGGCTGCGGCCGCCTGA
- the ispH gene encoding 4-hydroxy-3-methylbut-2-enyl diphosphate reductase, giving the protein MPVKPPLRIVLCSPRGFCAGVVRAIDTVERALTIYGAPVYVRHEIVHNRYVVDSLKTKGAIFVEELSEIPDNTNAPVVFSAHGVPKSVPAEAQTRNFFSLDATCPLVTKVHREAAIHFKRGREILLIGHSHHPEVVGTLGQLPQGAVTLIETAEDAETFTPKNPNNLAFVTQTTLSIDDTAEIVAVLKGRFPNISGPHKEDICYATTNRQLAVKKVAPVVDALIVVGAPNSSNSQRLREVAEREGCPIAILAQRASDLDWSRFHGIKSLGITAGASAPEVIVEEIMGAFAERYELHVETVSAAEENEFFPLPRSLRPDAAE; this is encoded by the coding sequence ATGCCAGTCAAACCACCCCTTAGAATCGTGCTTTGTTCTCCGCGCGGCTTTTGTGCCGGCGTGGTCCGGGCCATCGATACCGTCGAGCGGGCGCTCACGATCTATGGCGCCCCGGTCTACGTGCGCCACGAGATCGTGCATAACCGATATGTGGTGGACAGCCTCAAAACCAAGGGCGCCATTTTCGTCGAGGAACTTTCGGAGATCCCCGACAATACCAACGCACCGGTGGTATTCTCGGCCCACGGGGTTCCCAAGTCGGTTCCGGCCGAGGCGCAGACGCGAAATTTCTTCTCGCTGGACGCCACCTGTCCGCTGGTCACCAAGGTGCACCGGGAAGCCGCGATCCATTTCAAGCGCGGCCGCGAAATCCTGCTGATCGGCCATTCGCATCATCCGGAAGTCGTCGGCACGCTCGGCCAGTTGCCGCAGGGCGCGGTGACGCTGATCGAGACCGCGGAAGATGCGGAGACCTTCACCCCGAAGAATCCCAACAACCTCGCTTTTGTGACGCAGACCACGCTGTCGATCGACGACACCGCGGAAATCGTCGCCGTGCTGAAGGGACGGTTTCCGAACATTTCCGGGCCGCACAAGGAAGACATCTGCTATGCGACCACCAACCGCCAGCTCGCGGTGAAGAAGGTCGCGCCGGTGGTCGATGCGCTGATCGTGGTCGGCGCGCCGAACTCGTCGAATTCGCAGCGCCTTCGCGAGGTCGCCGAGCGCGAGGGGTGCCCGATCGCAATTCTGGCGCAGCGCGCCAGCGATCTCGACTGGTCGCGGTTTCACGGCATCAAGAGCCTCGGCATCACGGCCGGTGCTTCGGCTCCGGAAGTGATCGTCGAGGAGATCATGGGCGCCTTCGCCGAGCGCTACGAATTGCACGTGGAGACGGTGTCGGCCGCGGAAGAAAACGAGTTCTTCCCGTTGCCGCGTTCGCTGCGGCCCGACGCGGCGGAATAA
- a CDS encoding YqaA family protein → MLRRIYDWCIAAADKPYALWILAAVAFAESSFFPIPPDIMLLPMSLARPARAWLFASLCTIASVAGGVLGYAIGALLYDSLGHWLINLYHLGDKVESFRASYAEWGSVIILLKGLTPIPYKLVTITSGFAGYNIWLFILCSIIARGGRFFIVAIVLNRYGDVIRAEIEKRLGLWVTAFVIVLVAGFVIAVKLV, encoded by the coding sequence ATGCTCAGACGTATCTACGATTGGTGTATCGCCGCCGCCGACAAGCCCTACGCCCTGTGGATTTTGGCAGCCGTCGCGTTCGCGGAGAGCTCCTTCTTCCCGATCCCTCCCGACATCATGCTGCTGCCGATGTCGCTGGCGCGGCCGGCGCGGGCATGGCTGTTTGCCTCGTTGTGCACGATCGCCTCCGTCGCCGGCGGTGTGCTCGGCTACGCCATCGGCGCGCTGCTCTATGACTCGCTCGGGCACTGGCTGATCAATCTTTATCACCTCGGTGACAAGGTTGAATCCTTCCGCGCCTCCTACGCCGAATGGGGCAGCGTCATTATTCTGCTGAAGGGGCTGACGCCCATTCCCTATAAGCTCGTCACGATCACCTCGGGCTTTGCCGGCTACAATATCTGGCTCTTCATCCTGTGCTCCATCATCGCCAGGGGCGGGCGCTTTTTCATTGTTGCGATCGTGCTCAACCGTTATGGCGACGTGATCCGCGCCGAGATTGAAAAACGTCTTGGCCTGTGGGTGACGGCCTTTGTGATCGTGCTCGTCGCGGGCTTCGTCATCGCCGTCAAGCTGGTCTGA
- a CDS encoding homoserine kinase yields the protein MAVYTDVAADELADFLKDYEIGELLSYKGIAEGVENSNFLLHTTSGSFILTLYEKRVAKGDLPFFLSLMTHLASRGVNCPQPVKDKSGEALRTLAGRPAAIITFLEGVWPRKPNAAHCAGAGKVLAETHLAGADFAMSRANALSVSGWRPLFDQAAARANEVQSGLHDFLGAELDYLESGVWPQHLPQGVIHADLFPDNVFFLGDRVSGIIDFTFACTDMFAYDVGICLNAWCFEADYSFNVTKARALLSAYGRERPMSKAEEDALPLLARGSALRFLLTRLVDFLNVPKGALVRPKDPLEYVRKLRFHQSVSSIRDYGVLV from the coding sequence ATGGCGGTCTACACCGACGTCGCCGCCGATGAGCTTGCGGACTTCCTGAAGGATTACGAAATCGGCGAGCTGCTGTCCTACAAGGGCATCGCCGAGGGCGTCGAGAACTCCAATTTCCTGCTGCACACCACGTCGGGCTCTTTCATCCTGACGCTCTATGAAAAGCGGGTCGCCAAAGGCGACCTGCCGTTCTTTCTCTCCCTGATGACGCATCTCGCCTCGCGTGGGGTCAATTGCCCGCAGCCGGTGAAGGACAAAAGCGGCGAGGCGCTGCGAACGCTCGCCGGTCGGCCGGCGGCGATCATCACCTTTCTGGAAGGCGTCTGGCCGCGCAAGCCGAACGCCGCCCATTGCGCCGGTGCCGGCAAGGTGCTGGCCGAGACGCATCTGGCGGGCGCCGACTTTGCGATGTCGCGGGCGAATGCGCTGTCGGTGTCGGGATGGCGGCCGCTGTTCGATCAGGCGGCGGCGCGCGCCAACGAGGTTCAATCCGGTTTGCACGATTTTCTTGGCGCCGAACTTGATTATCTCGAAAGCGGCGTCTGGCCGCAGCATCTGCCGCAAGGCGTCATTCACGCCGACCTGTTTCCGGACAACGTGTTCTTTCTCGGCGATCGCGTGTCCGGGATCATCGACTTCACCTTCGCCTGCACCGACATGTTCGCCTATGATGTTGGGATCTGCCTCAACGCCTGGTGCTTCGAGGCTGATTACTCGTTCAACGTCACCAAGGCGCGCGCGCTGCTGTCGGCCTATGGCCGCGAGCGGCCAATGTCAAAAGCCGAAGAGGATGCGCTGCCGCTGCTCGCGCGCGGCTCGGCATTACGCTTCCTGTTGACGCGGCTCGTCGATTTTCTCAACGTGCCGAAGGGCGCGCTGGTGCGGCCGAAAGATCCGCTCGAATACGTCCGCAAGCTGCGCTTCCATCAAAGCGTATCGTCGATCCGCGATTACGGCGTTCTCGTTTGA
- a CDS encoding D-alanyl-D-alanine carboxypeptidase family protein → MHFHRPSRFTLSPRSMSLRSMALVSTVTLAMIGAANAEALLLVEAETGKVLQAENATYPWYPASVTKLMTAYVTLKAVKEGRITLDTLFSVSPTAASQSPSKMGFRPGTQVTVDNALKMMLVKSANDMAVVLAEGVGGSIDGFSALMNQNAQRLGMTQTSYVNPNGLPADGQITSARDLAILARAIIKDLPEYEYFVHIPSIRYGRRITQNFNKLIGRYPGADGFKTGFICAAGYNLVASATRNGKRLIAVVLGASSGQARAVKAIQLLDRGFSNDQLSWLKPSLGTVDALAPIDASPPDLRDEMCNGKRHRPASDEDQDTTAANGGAAGTSPALAFFATGQAPALKPSELLAAAPAASEPIPVYTGPTRSGPALIAAVAADVAADDAAAAARRHGKKTRHAGKRPPEAGADDATAKSASSKQAKHASAKPDAKTADKPAAGDKAAKPKAAAKPGKPKNSDAKNS, encoded by the coding sequence GTGCATTTTCATCGCCCGTCACGTTTCACACTGTCGCCGCGTTCGATGTCGCTGCGTTCGATGGCGCTTGTTTCGACCGTCACGCTTGCCATGATCGGCGCGGCGAATGCCGAAGCGCTGCTGCTGGTCGAAGCCGAAACCGGCAAGGTGCTGCAAGCGGAGAACGCGACCTATCCGTGGTATCCGGCGTCGGTGACCAAGCTGATGACGGCCTATGTGACATTGAAGGCGGTCAAGGAAGGACGCATCACCCTCGACACGCTGTTCAGTGTGTCGCCGACCGCGGCCTCGCAGTCGCCGTCGAAAATGGGTTTTCGGCCTGGCACGCAGGTCACCGTCGACAATGCGCTGAAGATGATGCTGGTGAAGTCGGCCAACGACATGGCCGTGGTGCTCGCCGAAGGCGTCGGCGGCTCGATCGACGGCTTTTCCGCGTTGATGAATCAGAACGCGCAGCGGCTCGGCATGACGCAGACGAGCTACGTCAATCCGAACGGGCTGCCGGCCGACGGTCAGATCACCTCGGCGCGCGACCTTGCGATCCTGGCGCGGGCGATCATCAAGGACCTGCCGGAATACGAATACTTCGTCCACATTCCCTCGATCCGCTACGGCCGCAGGATCACCCAGAATTTCAACAAGCTGATCGGACGCTATCCCGGCGCCGACGGTTTCAAGACCGGCTTCATCTGCGCCGCCGGTTATAACCTCGTGGCGTCGGCAACCCGCAACGGCAAGCGGCTGATCGCAGTCGTGCTCGGCGCCTCGTCCGGCCAGGCGCGCGCGGTCAAGGCCATTCAACTGCTCGACCGCGGCTTCTCCAACGATCAGCTGTCGTGGCTAAAGCCCTCGCTCGGCACGGTGGATGCGCTGGCGCCGATCGATGCCTCGCCGCCGGACCTGCGCGACGAGATGTGCAACGGCAAACGTCACCGCCCGGCGAGCGACGAGGATCAAGACACCACCGCCGCCAACGGCGGCGCTGCCGGAACTTCGCCGGCGCTCGCCTTCTTCGCGACCGGCCAGGCGCCGGCCTTGAAGCCGTCAGAGTTGCTGGCGGCAGCCCCCGCGGCATCCGAACCGATCCCGGTCTATACCGGACCGACCCGAAGCGGCCCGGCCCTGATCGCAGCCGTTGCCGCCGACGTGGCCGCTGACGACGCGGCCGCCGCTGCGCGCCGTCACGGCAAGAAAACGCGCCATGCCGGGAAGCGCCCGCCCGAGGCCGGGGCCGATGACGCGACCGCCAAATCCGCCTCCAGCAAGCAGGCCAAGCACGCGAGCGCCAAGCCCGATGCAAAGACGGCCGACAAGCCGGCGGCGGGCGACAAAGCGGCAAAGCCGAAGGCGGCCGCAAAGCCCGGCAAGCCCAAAAACAGCGACGCCAAGAACAGCTAA
- the rnhA gene encoding ribonuclease HI: MSALPQVIIYTDGACSGNPGPGGWGAILKFGDVEKEMKGGEAHTTNNRMELMAAISALEALKKPCAVDLYTDSQYVRQGITGWIHGWKKNGWRTADKKPVKNAELWQRLDEALKPHKVNWHWVKGHAGHDENERADQLARDGVAMARLKG, from the coding sequence TTGAGCGCGCTTCCCCAGGTCATCATCTACACCGACGGCGCATGCTCGGGTAATCCCGGGCCGGGCGGCTGGGGTGCCATTCTCAAATTCGGCGACGTCGAAAAAGAGATGAAGGGCGGCGAGGCCCACACCACCAACAACCGCATGGAGTTGATGGCGGCGATCTCGGCGCTGGAAGCGTTGAAAAAGCCCTGCGCAGTCGATCTCTACACCGACAGCCAGTATGTACGTCAGGGCATCACGGGCTGGATTCACGGCTGGAAGAAAAACGGCTGGCGCACCGCCGACAAGAAGCCGGTGAAGAATGCCGAGCTATGGCAGCGGCTCGACGAAGCCTTGAAGCCGCACAAGGTGAATTGGCACTGGGTCAAGGGCCATGCCGGCCACGACGAAAACGAACGCGCCGACCAGCTCGCGCGCGACGGCGTCGCGATGGCAAGGCTGAAGGGGTAG